In Vreelandella piezotolerans, one genomic interval encodes:
- a CDS encoding 5-guanidino-2-oxopentanoate decarboxylase, whose protein sequence is MNESTTMTCADLLIHLLRETYGVRALFGIPGVHTVELYRGLESSEVEHITPRHEQGAGFMADGYARASGQPGVCLIITGPGMTNIATAMGQALADSIPMLVISSVNRRDTLGLGQGRLHELPSQQQLISGVARFSHTLLDASTLPEVLARAFAVFSGARPGPVHIEIPIDLFIAPVRVPISWQAPTLYRAAPDPEGVAEAARLLKAAKQPLVLLGGGCVSAPDAARALVEQLDAPTVTTINAKGLLGCNHPLDLGANAALPAVRELAASADVILAVGTELGETDYDVVFDDGFHLNGTLIRIDIDPEQLVRNQRTTLGLVGDAGRSLELLLKHFSEPLKRQGVERTAAALNTLDLANDPAFSDFVPLYATLADHLPDAILVGDSTAPVYAGNHLVSQPAPRRYFNASTGYGTLGYGLPAALGAQLARPDLPVVALVGDGGVMFTLSELATAVEARLPVVVVLWHNAGYEEIRRYMDANGVARLGVDIQAPNFLTLAEGFGCPGMLVESPDELSEALANRAPSGPLLIEIDAAAWQRSCSPSD, encoded by the coding sequence ATGAACGAGTCAACGACGATGACCTGCGCCGATCTGTTGATCCATCTGCTGCGCGAGACCTACGGCGTGCGGGCGCTGTTTGGCATTCCCGGTGTACACACAGTAGAGCTGTACCGTGGCCTGGAAAGCAGTGAGGTAGAGCACATCACCCCGCGCCACGAGCAGGGGGCTGGCTTCATGGCCGATGGCTATGCCCGTGCCAGCGGTCAGCCGGGGGTGTGCTTGATCATCACCGGGCCGGGGATGACCAATATAGCCACCGCCATGGGCCAAGCCCTGGCGGACTCCATCCCCATGCTGGTGATCTCCAGCGTTAACCGACGCGATACCCTGGGCTTGGGGCAGGGGCGGCTGCACGAACTGCCCAGCCAGCAGCAACTGATCAGCGGCGTGGCGCGTTTTAGCCACACGCTGCTGGATGCCAGCACGCTGCCGGAAGTACTGGCCCGCGCCTTTGCCGTGTTCAGTGGTGCTCGCCCAGGCCCGGTACATATCGAAATCCCCATCGATCTGTTCATTGCACCCGTACGCGTGCCGATTAGTTGGCAAGCCCCAACGCTGTATCGCGCGGCCCCCGACCCAGAGGGGGTGGCCGAGGCGGCTCGGCTACTCAAGGCGGCGAAGCAGCCTCTGGTGCTGCTGGGCGGTGGCTGTGTGTCAGCGCCTGACGCCGCGCGAGCGCTGGTTGAGCAGTTGGATGCCCCCACGGTGACGACTATCAACGCCAAGGGGCTGCTGGGGTGTAATCACCCGCTGGACCTGGGAGCCAATGCCGCGCTGCCCGCTGTGAGGGAGCTGGCTGCCAGTGCCGATGTGATTTTGGCCGTAGGTACCGAGCTTGGCGAAACTGACTATGACGTCGTTTTCGACGACGGCTTTCATCTCAACGGCACGCTGATTCGTATCGACATCGATCCCGAACAACTGGTGCGCAACCAGCGTACTACGCTCGGCCTGGTGGGCGATGCCGGGCGGAGTTTGGAGCTTCTGCTCAAGCATTTTTCTGAGCCGCTGAAACGTCAGGGCGTCGAGCGAACGGCCGCTGCGCTAAACACATTGGATTTGGCCAACGATCCCGCGTTTAGCGATTTCGTGCCGCTCTACGCAACGCTGGCCGACCATTTGCCTGACGCCATTCTCGTGGGTGACTCCACCGCCCCGGTGTATGCCGGCAACCACCTCGTCAGCCAGCCTGCGCCCAGGCGCTACTTCAATGCCTCTACCGGCTACGGCACCCTGGGCTATGGGCTGCCTGCGGCACTTGGAGCACAGCTAGCCCGGCCTGATCTCCCCGTCGTGGCGCTGGTGGGAGACGGCGGAGTGATGTTTACGCTCTCGGAACTCGCCACCGCCGTGGAAGCCCGCCTGCCCGTGGTCGTCGTGCTATGGCATAACGCGGGCTACGAAGAGATCCGCCGCTATATGGATGCCAACGGCGTGGCGCGCTTGGGGGTCGATATTCAAGCGCCCAACTTCCTGACTCTGGCCGAAGGCTTCGGCTGCCCGGGCATGCTGGTAGAGAGCCCCGACGAGCTTTCCGAGGCGCTCGCCAACCGTGCTCCCAGCGGGCCGCTACTGATCGAGATCGACGCCGCTGCCTGGCAGCGCTCGTGCTCACCTTCTGACTAG